In Vibrio tritonius, the following are encoded in one genomic region:
- the xerD gene encoding site-specific tyrosine recombinase XerD: protein MTEFFSPDQGLVEQFLDAMWMERGLSENTLASYRNDLTKLLSWMQEHNYRLDFISFAGLQEFQAWLVDCDYKQTSRARMLSAIRRLFQYLHREKVRADDPSALLVSPKLPKRLPKDLSEEQVDALLEAPDPNDPIELRDKAMLELLYATGLRVTELVSLTMENISLRQGVVRVIGKGGKERLVPMGENAVDWIETFIQSGRPDLLGEKTSDVVFPSRRAQQMTRQTFWHRIKHYAVIAGIDIDKLSPHVLRHAFATHLLNYGADLRVVQMLLGHSDLSTTQIYTHVATERLKQLHHEHHPRA from the coding sequence GTGACAGAGTTTTTTTCTCCCGACCAAGGATTGGTAGAGCAATTTTTAGATGCAATGTGGATGGAAAGGGGATTGTCAGAAAATACATTGGCATCTTATCGTAACGATTTAACGAAGTTGCTAAGTTGGATGCAAGAGCATAACTATCGCCTCGATTTCATCAGCTTTGCTGGTTTACAAGAGTTTCAAGCTTGGTTGGTGGATTGTGATTATAAACAAACATCCCGAGCGAGAATGCTGTCAGCGATTCGTCGCTTATTCCAATATTTGCACCGTGAGAAAGTTCGCGCTGATGATCCAAGTGCACTTTTAGTGAGTCCTAAATTACCTAAGCGGTTACCAAAGGATTTAAGTGAAGAGCAGGTGGATGCGTTACTAGAAGCGCCTGACCCTAACGACCCGATTGAGCTGCGTGACAAAGCTATGCTAGAACTGTTGTACGCAACAGGATTGCGTGTAACGGAGTTGGTTTCTCTTACCATGGAGAACATTAGTCTTCGCCAGGGTGTGGTAAGGGTGATCGGTAAAGGGGGCAAAGAACGTTTAGTGCCTATGGGTGAAAATGCGGTGGATTGGATTGAAACCTTTATTCAATCTGGCCGGCCCGATCTGCTTGGTGAAAAAACGTCTGATGTTGTATTTCCGAGTCGCAGAGCGCAACAGATGACCAGACAAACGTTTTGGCACCGGATTAAACACTATGCGGTCATTGCTGGAATTGATATCGATAAGCTGTCGCCGCACGTATTACGCCACGCTTTTGCAACGCACTTATTAAATTACGGCGCTGATTTACGTGTGGTGCAGATGTTATTAGGTCATAGTGACTTATCAACAACACAAATTTATACTCATGTTGCCACAGAGCGACTAAAACAACTCCATCATGAGCACCATCCAAGGGCTTAA
- the recJ gene encoding single-stranded-DNA-specific exonuclease RecJ — MIEIQRRPEPELSLLPDTIPELLRRLYLSRGVTDLAQLEKSARGLHSYQKLFGIEQAVELLFHAVEQQKRIIVVGDFDADGATSSALSVLALRMLGSHNVDYLVPNRFEDGYGLSPEVVEQAIGLGAEMIMTVDNGVSSIEGVNTAKQHGLQVLVTDHHLPGRELPDADAIVNPNLRECDFPSKALAGVGVAFYLMMALCVYMRKVGWFAKQGIAEPKLMELIDLVALGTVADVVPLDDNNRILVHQGLQRIRAGQARPGIQALIEVAKRDARRLVAADFGFALGPRINAAGRLDDMSFGVELLMSNNIHAARRMANELDGLNQTRKEIEEGMKQEAMAFCERLQFKGDKALPYGLVLFQKDWHQGVIGILASRLKEQFHRPVIAFADGGDGMIKGSCRSIPGLHMRDTLDRIDKQNPGILVKFGGHAMAAGLTIPEREFDHFARLFDEAVHQELDDSQLKGVILSDGELLPEQFSMTVAEMIRTGGPWGQAFPEPIFDGEFKILHQKLVGEKHLKLMLEPLYKGLPTNVMIDGIAFNVDLRRWPDASVKLVRLAYRLDINEFRGNQSLQLMIEYLEPR, encoded by the coding sequence ATGATTGAAATACAAAGAAGACCAGAGCCAGAGCTGTCACTGTTACCTGATACTATTCCTGAGTTGCTGCGACGTCTCTATTTGAGCCGCGGTGTGACGGATTTGGCTCAACTGGAAAAAAGCGCTCGTGGCTTACATTCTTATCAAAAGCTGTTTGGCATTGAGCAAGCGGTGGAACTGTTGTTCCATGCCGTGGAGCAACAAAAAAGAATTATTGTCGTAGGTGACTTTGATGCCGATGGCGCGACCAGTTCTGCGCTTTCCGTTTTGGCGCTTCGAATGCTCGGTAGCCACAATGTTGATTACTTGGTGCCAAACCGATTTGAAGATGGTTACGGTCTTAGTCCTGAAGTGGTTGAGCAAGCAATTGGTCTTGGCGCTGAGATGATCATGACCGTTGATAACGGCGTTTCATCGATTGAAGGGGTGAATACGGCGAAACAGCATGGTTTGCAAGTGCTGGTCACCGATCACCATTTGCCGGGGCGAGAATTACCTGACGCCGATGCGATAGTTAACCCCAATTTACGTGAGTGTGATTTCCCATCTAAAGCGCTTGCTGGCGTTGGGGTGGCTTTTTATTTGATGATGGCGCTGTGCGTTTACATGCGCAAAGTGGGGTGGTTTGCCAAGCAAGGTATTGCTGAGCCGAAATTGATGGAATTGATCGATTTGGTTGCGTTAGGAACCGTAGCGGATGTTGTGCCACTGGACGATAATAATCGCATTTTAGTTCATCAAGGATTGCAGCGCATCAGGGCGGGTCAAGCGCGCCCTGGTATTCAAGCATTGATCGAAGTCGCTAAGAGAGATGCACGTCGGTTAGTTGCTGCCGATTTTGGTTTTGCTTTAGGTCCGAGAATCAATGCCGCCGGACGTTTGGATGATATGTCGTTTGGTGTCGAACTCTTGATGAGTAATAACATCCATGCCGCTCGCCGTATGGCAAATGAACTGGATGGTTTAAATCAAACTCGTAAAGAAATTGAAGAAGGAATGAAACAAGAAGCAATGGCTTTTTGTGAACGTCTCCAGTTTAAAGGGGATAAAGCTTTACCCTATGGTTTAGTGTTATTTCAAAAAGATTGGCACCAAGGGGTGATTGGGATCCTTGCTTCTAGGCTCAAAGAACAATTTCATCGCCCGGTGATCGCGTTTGCTGACGGTGGTGATGGCATGATCAAAGGATCTTGCCGTTCTATTCCTGGATTGCATATGCGTGATACGTTGGATCGGATTGATAAACAGAACCCAGGAATTCTTGTTAAGTTTGGCGGGCATGCTATGGCGGCAGGGTTAACTATTCCTGAAAGAGAGTTTGATCATTTTGCCCGTTTGTTTGATGAAGCTGTTCACCAAGAGTTGGATGATTCTCAGCTCAAAGGAGTGATTCTTAGCGATGGTGAATTACTGCCAGAACAGTTTTCTATGACCGTGGCTGAGATGATTCGTACGGGCGGACCATGGGGACAGGCCTTTCCTGAGCCTATTTTTGATGGGGAGTTTAAAATTTTGCATCAAAAGCTGGTGGGAGAGAAGCACTTAAAGCTGATGCTTGAGCCTCTTTATAAAGGGTTACCCACTAATGTGATGATTGATGGCATTGCCTTCAATGTGGACTTACGCCGCTGGCCAGATGCATCAGTTAAACTGGTAAGACTTGCTTATCGTTTAGATATCAACGAGTTTCGTGGTAACCAATCATTACAGCTTATGATTGAATACCTAGAACCACGTTAA
- the aceE gene encoding pyruvate dehydrogenase (acetyl-transferring), homodimeric type, whose translation MSDMKHDVDALETQEWLSALESVVREEGVERAQFLLEEVLEKARLDGVDMPTGINTNYINTIPADQEPAYPGDTTLEKRIRSIIRWNAIMIVLRASKKDLELGGHMASFQSSAAFYETCFNHFFRAPNEKDGGDLVYYQGHISPGIYARAFVEGRLTEDQLDHFRQEVDGKGIPSYPHPKLMPEFWQFPTVSMGLGPIASIYQARFLKYLDGRGLKDTSEQRVYAFLGDGEMDEPESRGAISFAAREKLDNLCFVINCNLQRLDGPVMGNGKIIQELEGLFKGAGWNVVKVIWGNNWDSLLAKDTSGKLLQLMNETIDGDYQTFKSKDGAYVREHFFGKYPETAALVADMTDEQIFALKRGGHESSKLYAAFKNAQDTKGRPTVILAKTVKGYGMGDAAEGKNIAHQVKKLDMTHVQQVRDRLGLQDLVSDEALKSLPYLKLEEGSKEYEYLHARRNALHGYTPQRRTHFSEDLQVPELEEFKPLLEEQKRDISSTMAFVRTLNTLLKNKSVGDRIVPIIADEARTFGMEGLFRQIGIYNPNGQEYTPEDRGVVSYYKEATSGQVLQEGINELGAMSSWVSAATSYSTNNLPMIPFYIYYSMFGFQRVGDMAWMAGDQQARGFLLGGTAGRTTLNGEGLQHEDGHSHVQANTIPNCISYDPTFAYEVAVIVQDGIRRMYGENQENVFYYLTLMNENYPMPAMPEGAEEGIRKGIYKLETYTGAKGKVQLMSSGTIMNEVRKAAQILSDDYGIASDVYSVTSFNELTREGQAVERHNMLHPEADAQVPYIAQVMGTEPAIAATDYMKNYAEQVRAFLPAESYKVLGTDGFGRSDSRDNLRRHFEVNASYVVVAALSELAKRGDVEKSVVAEAIKKFDIDVEKTNPLHA comes from the coding sequence ATGTCTGACATGAAGCATGACGTAGATGCACTGGAAACTCAGGAGTGGTTGTCCGCTCTTGAGTCAGTTGTACGTGAAGAAGGCGTAGAACGTGCTCAGTTCTTGTTAGAAGAAGTTCTTGAGAAAGCGCGTCTTGACGGTGTTGATATGCCAACCGGTATCAACACAAACTACATCAACACCATCCCAGCCGACCAAGAACCGGCTTACCCTGGTGATACCACTCTAGAAAAACGTATTCGTTCCATCATTCGTTGGAACGCGATCATGATCGTTTTACGTGCCTCTAAAAAAGATTTGGAATTGGGTGGCCACATGGCTTCTTTCCAATCATCTGCGGCTTTCTACGAGACATGTTTCAACCACTTCTTCCGTGCTCCAAACGAGAAAGACGGTGGCGATCTAGTTTACTACCAAGGTCACATTTCTCCTGGGATCTACGCTCGTGCATTCGTTGAAGGTCGTCTAACTGAAGACCAACTTGACCACTTCCGTCAAGAAGTTGATGGCAAAGGTATTCCTTCATACCCACACCCTAAATTGATGCCTGAATTCTGGCAATTCCCAACTGTATCTATGGGTCTTGGTCCAATCGCATCTATTTACCAAGCTCGTTTCCTAAAATACCTAGACGGTCGTGGTCTTAAAGACACTTCTGAGCAACGTGTATATGCGTTCCTAGGCGATGGTGAAATGGACGAACCAGAATCACGCGGCGCAATCTCTTTTGCAGCTCGTGAAAAACTGGACAACCTATGTTTTGTTATCAACTGTAACCTACAGCGTCTAGACGGCCCAGTAATGGGTAACGGTAAGATCATTCAAGAACTTGAAGGTCTATTCAAAGGTGCTGGTTGGAACGTTGTTAAAGTTATCTGGGGTAACAACTGGGATTCACTTCTAGCGAAAGATACTTCAGGTAAACTACTTCAGTTGATGAACGAAACCATCGACGGCGACTACCAAACATTCAAATCTAAAGACGGTGCTTACGTACGTGAACACTTCTTTGGTAAATACCCAGAAACTGCAGCACTTGTTGCTGACATGACTGACGAGCAAATCTTTGCTCTAAAACGTGGTGGTCACGAGTCTTCTAAACTGTACGCAGCGTTCAAAAACGCACAAGACACTAAAGGTCGTCCAACTGTAATCCTAGCGAAAACAGTTAAAGGTTACGGCATGGGTGATGCGGCAGAAGGTAAGAACATCGCGCACCAAGTTAAGAAACTGGATATGACTCACGTTCAACAAGTACGTGACCGTCTAGGTCTACAAGACCTTGTTTCTGACGAAGCGCTAAAATCTCTACCTTACTTGAAACTTGAAGAAGGTTCTAAAGAGTACGAATACCTACACGCTCGTCGTAACGCTCTACACGGTTACACTCCTCAGCGTCGTACTCACTTCTCTGAAGATCTACAAGTTCCAGAACTAGAAGAGTTCAAACCTCTACTAGAAGAACAAAAACGCGATATCTCTTCAACAATGGCGTTCGTTCGTACACTGAACACTCTTCTTAAGAACAAGAGCGTTGGTGATCGCATCGTTCCAATCATTGCTGACGAAGCACGTACTTTCGGTATGGAAGGTCTGTTCCGTCAAATCGGTATCTACAACCCGAACGGTCAGGAATACACTCCTGAAGACCGTGGCGTAGTTTCTTACTACAAAGAAGCAACTTCAGGTCAAGTTCTACAAGAAGGTATCAACGAACTGGGTGCAATGTCATCTTGGGTTTCTGCTGCAACTTCATACAGCACCAACAACCTACCGATGATCCCATTCTACATCTACTACTCAATGTTCGGCTTCCAACGTGTAGGCGACATGGCGTGGATGGCAGGCGACCAACAAGCTCGTGGTTTCCTACTAGGTGGTACTGCTGGTCGTACAACACTTAACGGTGAAGGTCTACAGCACGAAGATGGTCACAGCCATGTTCAAGCTAACACTATTCCTAACTGTATTTCTTACGACCCAACATTCGCTTACGAAGTTGCTGTTATCGTTCAAGACGGTATCCGTCGTATGTACGGTGAGAACCAAGAAAACGTGTTCTACTACCTAACTCTAATGAACGAAAACTACCCAATGCCAGCAATGCCAGAAGGCGCTGAAGAAGGCATCCGTAAAGGTATCTACAAGCTAGAAACTTACACTGGTGCTAAGGGTAAAGTTCAGCTAATGAGCTCTGGTACTATCATGAACGAAGTACGTAAAGCAGCTCAAATTCTAAGCGATGATTACGGTATTGCTTCTGATGTTTACTCTGTAACTTCATTCAACGAGCTAACTCGTGAAGGTCAAGCAGTTGAACGTCACAACATGCTTCACCCAGAAGCAGATGCTCAAGTTCCTTACATTGCGCAAGTAATGGGTACCGAGCCAGCAATCGCTGCAACTGACTACATGAAGAACTACGCAGAACAAGTACGTGCATTCCTACCTGCGGAATCTTACAAAGTACTTGGTACTGATGGTTTTGGTCGTTCAGACAGCCGTGACAACCTACGTCGTCACTTCGAAGTGAACGCTTCTTACGTAGTTGTTGCTGCTCTTAGCGAGCTAGCGAAACGCGGTGACGTTGAAAAATCTGTAGTTGCAGAAGCAATTAAGAAATTCGACATCGACGTAGAAAAAACGAACCCACTACACGCTTAA
- a CDS encoding pilin, whose protein sequence is MTTMRHRQAIGGFSLIELMIVVAIIAVVSAIAIPSYRDYVTRSQLTAGVAVLKGLTAPAELYVQQNGALNSNSNLAMLGINSDSSRLGTLSIEHESLVFRFHSPAGAIAILSRDTNTGWQCHMTLPHDMDSSLTPVSCL, encoded by the coding sequence ATGACAACCATGAGACACCGACAAGCCATCGGTGGTTTTAGCTTAATCGAACTGATGATAGTCGTCGCAATTATTGCGGTAGTGTCAGCGATTGCTATTCCCTCTTATCGTGATTATGTCACACGAAGTCAGCTCACCGCGGGCGTTGCTGTACTAAAAGGACTCACTGCACCAGCAGAGCTTTATGTTCAACAAAATGGTGCGCTAAACAGCAATTCAAACCTCGCCATGCTAGGAATTAACTCCGACAGCTCTCGCCTAGGAACCCTTTCCATTGAACATGAGAGTTTGGTGTTTCGTTTCCATTCACCGGCCGGAGCGATTGCCATCCTCTCCCGCGATACCAACACTGGGTGGCAATGTCACATGACGTTACCTCACGATATGGATAGCAGTTTAACTCCGGTCAGTTGCTTATGA
- the ampD gene encoding 1,6-anhydro-N-acetylmuramyl-L-alanine amidase AmpD has product MMIQEGWLTQARHVPSPFCDERSDETDISLLVVHNISLPPGQFGGPYIEQFFQGQLDPNEHPFFKVIHQMGVSAHCLIRRDGEIVQFVPFHARAWHAGKSSFAGRERCNDYSIGIELEGTDVIAYTEQQYEALTQVTLALMEAYPKMTLPRITGHQYIAPQRKTDPGLVFDWPKFRRGLVQSGIKLRS; this is encoded by the coding sequence ATGATGATACAAGAAGGTTGGCTTACGCAGGCAAGGCATGTTCCATCACCATTTTGTGATGAGCGTAGTGATGAAACCGATATATCTTTGCTGGTTGTGCACAACATTAGCTTACCGCCGGGGCAATTTGGTGGCCCATACATTGAACAGTTCTTTCAAGGACAGCTGGATCCTAACGAGCATCCTTTTTTTAAGGTGATTCATCAAATGGGCGTTTCTGCTCATTGCCTAATTCGTCGTGATGGGGAAATTGTTCAATTTGTTCCATTTCATGCTAGAGCTTGGCATGCTGGTAAGTCGTCTTTTGCGGGAAGAGAACGTTGTAACGATTATTCCATTGGTATTGAGCTGGAAGGGACGGATGTTATCGCCTATACAGAACAGCAATATGAAGCATTAACTCAAGTGACATTAGCGCTGATGGAAGCTTATCCGAAGATGACGCTACCACGCATCACAGGGCATCAGTATATTGCACCACAACGTAAAACGGATCCCGGACTGGTGTTTGATTGGCCAAAATTCCGCCGTGGCCTTGTGCAATCCGGGATAAAGCTTCGCTCTTAA
- the dsbC gene encoding bifunctional protein-disulfide isomerase/oxidoreductase DsbC — MKLLRKILLLTLPVLALLGGNTVAVAASSPSTTTEAKASAVDVNLFKTRFGKLGLQVTDVVPSDIAGLLEVHTNGGIVFATPDGKQFIAGTLYGMDQNGQYVDVLAKRQAPLNAKKIAQYRDDMIEYKAQDEKYAVTVFTDITCGYCAKLHSQMKEYNDAGITVRYLAFPRQGPVGQVATQMASIWCAKDPAQAMNVAKRDHKLPEVEGNIEQCKQKVADHYQLGRDLGVNGTPAIFLPNGEMIGGYIPPQQLLARLQQQ, encoded by the coding sequence ATGAAATTATTGCGAAAAATACTGCTTCTGACTTTACCTGTTTTGGCGCTGCTTGGCGGTAATACAGTGGCAGTGGCAGCGTCATCGCCAAGTACAACGACTGAAGCGAAAGCGTCTGCAGTCGATGTTAATCTGTTTAAAACACGCTTTGGTAAATTAGGGTTGCAAGTAACGGATGTGGTGCCATCGGATATTGCCGGACTGCTAGAAGTTCATACCAACGGAGGCATAGTCTTTGCTACGCCAGATGGTAAACAGTTTATTGCCGGTACGCTCTATGGTATGGATCAAAACGGTCAATACGTTGATGTATTGGCTAAGCGTCAAGCACCGCTCAATGCGAAAAAAATAGCTCAGTATCGTGACGACATGATTGAGTACAAAGCGCAAGATGAAAAATATGCAGTGACTGTATTTACCGATATCACTTGTGGCTACTGCGCAAAATTACACAGCCAGATGAAAGAGTACAATGATGCGGGTATTACCGTGCGTTATCTTGCTTTTCCTCGTCAAGGACCTGTTGGTCAAGTTGCTACACAAATGGCTTCTATTTGGTGTGCCAAAGATCCAGCCCAAGCGATGAATGTGGCCAAACGTGATCACAAACTTCCAGAAGTGGAAGGTAATATTGAACAGTGTAAGCAAAAAGTTGCCGACCACTATCAATTGGGGCGAGATTTGGGCGTAAACGGAACCCCAGCTATTTTCTTGCCTAACGGTGAAATGATTGGTGGTTACATTCCTCCACAACAGTTGTTAGCTCGCTTGCAACAACAATAA
- the fldB gene encoding flavodoxin FldB, translating to MKIGLFYGSTTCYTEMAAEKMRAMLGEELVDIYNVKETPLTKMNDYDFLILGISTWDFGEIQEDWSAIWDQLSSVDLKGKYVALFGLGDQEGYGEWFLDAMGLLHDEVCKVGAHILGHWPNQGYEFEASKALLPSGSHFVGLALDEDSQYEESDERIATWIEQILTEYHDAL from the coding sequence ATGAAAATAGGTTTGTTTTATGGCTCAACGACGTGTTACACCGAAATGGCAGCTGAAAAAATGCGTGCTATGTTGGGTGAAGAGCTAGTTGATATCTACAACGTCAAAGAAACGCCCCTAACCAAAATGAATGATTACGACTTTTTGATACTCGGCATATCCACTTGGGATTTTGGCGAGATTCAAGAAGATTGGAGCGCAATTTGGGATCAATTGAGCAGCGTCGATCTAAAGGGGAAATACGTCGCCCTATTTGGCTTAGGAGATCAAGAAGGCTATGGCGAATGGTTCCTAGATGCCATGGGCTTACTGCATGATGAAGTCTGCAAAGTGGGGGCACACATTTTAGGCCATTGGCCAAATCAAGGTTATGAATTTGAAGCCTCAAAAGCACTACTACCATCAGGCTCACATTTTGTCGGTTTAGCCTTAGATGAGGATTCTCAATACGAAGAGAGTGACGAGCGCATCGCCACTTGGATAGAACAAATTCTCACGGAATACCACGACGCCCTTTAA
- the nadC gene encoding carboxylating nicotinate-nucleotide diphosphorylase, giving the protein MKETHNSQQRLEYLKQHLTQDITRAVRDTLAEDLGGILDASRDITASLIPAETKGQAKIITREEGIFCGQLWVDEVFNQLGGQVTIEWHVQDGDQLKPNQTLCTLKGPARLLLTGERNAMNFIQTLSGCATTTARYVKELEGTDCRLLDTRKTIPGLRSALKYAVACGGGYNHRIGVFDAYLIKENHIMACGGIGKAIHTAKQLNPGKPVEVETESLEELQQAIDAGADIIMLDNFDLDMMRKAVEINAGRAALENSGNITLDTLRMYAQTGVDYISVGALTKHIHALDLSMRFV; this is encoded by the coding sequence ATGAAAGAAACCCATAACAGCCAACAACGACTAGAGTATCTAAAACAACATCTTACCCAAGATATTACTCGCGCAGTCAGAGATACGTTAGCCGAAGATTTGGGCGGTATCTTGGATGCCTCTCGTGATATTACCGCAAGTTTGATTCCAGCAGAAACCAAGGGGCAAGCAAAGATAATCACACGCGAAGAAGGCATTTTTTGTGGTCAACTTTGGGTCGATGAAGTCTTTAATCAACTCGGTGGACAAGTTACCATCGAATGGCATGTGCAAGATGGCGACCAACTCAAGCCAAACCAAACTCTATGCACATTAAAAGGGCCAGCACGCCTTCTTCTAACCGGAGAACGCAATGCGATGAACTTTATCCAAACGCTATCCGGTTGTGCCACCACAACGGCGCGTTATGTTAAAGAATTAGAAGGTACCGATTGCCGTTTGTTGGATACTCGCAAAACCATTCCCGGTCTGCGCAGCGCGTTAAAATATGCCGTAGCGTGTGGCGGTGGATACAATCATCGCATTGGCGTATTCGATGCCTACCTCATCAAAGAAAATCATATTATGGCCTGTGGTGGTATCGGCAAAGCCATTCATACTGCAAAACAACTCAACCCAGGCAAACCAGTCGAAGTTGAAACCGAAAGCCTTGAAGAACTTCAACAAGCCATTGATGCGGGGGCGGATATCATCATGTTAGATAACTTTGATTTGGATATGATGCGCAAAGCCGTAGAGATCAATGCTGGCCGTGCTGCCCTTGAAAACTCAGGCAACATCACGCTAGACACATTACGCATGTATGCGCAGACGGGGGTTGATTACATTTCAGTCGGTGCGTTAACCAAACATATCCATGCTCTAGATTTGTCGATGCGCTTTGTGTAA
- the pdhR gene encoding pyruvate dehydrogenase complex transcriptional repressor PdhR, translating to MAYQRIRQPKLSDVIEQELERLIVEGTLAPGHQLPPERELAKQFDVSRPSVREAIQRLEAKRLLTRRQGGGTFVSESMWKSFSDPLLNLLSSHPETQLDLLEARHALEGIAAYFAALRGTEEDFAVIKSSVAKIGSIEEESDVDRESPVVMEFLISIAEAAHNVVLLHIIRSLAPLLEQNIAQNFKLLRRRPEAVEKVSKHRANIVDAIVSGQPEKAREMSHSHLAYIEETLLDLGREESRRERSLRRIQQGNESQ from the coding sequence ATGGCTTATCAAAGGATTCGTCAGCCAAAACTCTCTGATGTTATTGAACAAGAGTTAGAGCGGCTGATAGTGGAAGGCACACTCGCTCCGGGGCATCAACTTCCGCCAGAAAGAGAATTGGCAAAGCAGTTTGATGTATCACGTCCTTCCGTCCGGGAAGCTATTCAACGTTTAGAAGCAAAGCGCTTGCTAACTCGTCGTCAAGGAGGGGGAACCTTCGTGAGCGAAAGCATGTGGAAAAGTTTTTCTGATCCGTTACTTAATTTATTGTCCAGCCATCCTGAAACCCAGCTTGACTTACTGGAAGCGCGTCACGCGCTAGAAGGGATTGCGGCCTATTTTGCAGCGTTGCGCGGTACTGAAGAAGATTTTGCTGTTATCAAGTCCAGTGTGGCGAAAATAGGCAGTATTGAAGAAGAATCGGATGTCGATCGAGAATCGCCCGTCGTAATGGAGTTCCTGATCTCTATTGCTGAAGCAGCTCACAATGTGGTGTTGCTCCATATCATACGTAGCCTTGCCCCGTTACTTGAGCAAAATATCGCACAGAATTTTAAATTATTACGCCGCCGCCCTGAAGCGGTGGAGAAAGTAAGTAAGCACCGAGCTAATATCGTGGATGCGATTGTTTCTGGTCAGCCAGAAAAGGCGCGTGAAATGTCACACTCACATTTAGCTTATATCGAAGAAACATTGTTGGATTTGGGTCGGGAAGAGTCTCGCAGAGAGCGTTCTCTACGTCGAATTCAGCAGGGTAATGAGTCGCAATAA